A genomic segment from Phragmites australis chromosome 6, lpPhrAust1.1, whole genome shotgun sequence encodes:
- the LOC133920394 gene encoding fasciclin-like arabinogalactan protein 1, whose product MRLADARSVLVLLVAVVLVTTSVPACHATNNITAILSGRRDLAEFSSELTATGLADDINGRNTITVLAVDDAHMAQLKARNLPREVLRHVLSLHVLVDFYDDAKLHHLPGGSADVSTLFQASGDAPGSAGMVKIAERRGGRVAFVPQDVGDARATVFYVRSVHETPYNISVLQVSGVISSPAAESPASPESRHNVSDVMSKNGCGRFAGLVAATADAAATYDKSVNDGFTVFCPADKAVEAFEPTFKKITADARLAVVLYHGVQGHYSLQALKANNDDLSTLATDGDEDNVDLAVRHINDTVTLLSATRKAARVTRMLMDADPFAVYMIDAVLVPYNLTARAPAPPEHGLSDADGPSGRKDGGDGHQTSGASGCLWRRLVASPLLFTLLAAFASG is encoded by the coding sequence ATGCGGCTCGCCGACGCCCGCtccgtcctcgtcctcctcgtcgccgtcgtccTGGTGACCACTTCCGTACCGGCGTGCCATGCCACTAACAACATCACCGCCATCCTCTCCGGGCGCCGGGACCTCGCCGAGTTCAGCAGCGAGCTCACGGCCACGGGCCTCGCGGACGACATCAACGGCCGCAACACGATCACGGTCCTCGCCGTGGACGACGCCCACATGGCGCAACTGAAGGCGCGCAACCTCCCGCGTGAAGTGCTGCGCCACGTGCTCTCTCTCCATGTCCTCGTCGATTTCTACGACGACGCCAAGCTGCACCACCTCCCCGGCGGCTCCGCGGACGTGTCCACCCTGTTCCAGGCCTCGGGCGACGCGCCGGGGAGCGCCGGCATGGTGAAGATCGCCGAGCGCCGGGGCGGGCGCGTGGCCTTCGTGCCTCAGGACGTCGGCGACGCGCGGGCCACCGTGTTCTACGTCAGGTCCGTGCACGAGACGCCGTACAACATTTCGGTGCTGCAGGTGAGTGGGGTGATCTCGTCCCCGGCGGCCGAGTCGCCCGCGTCGCCGGAGTCAAGGCACAACGTCTCGGATGTCATGTCCAAGAACGGGTGCGGGCGCTTCGCCGGCCTCGTCGCCGCCACGGCCGACGCTGCCGCGACGTACGATAAGAGCGTCAACGACGGCTTCACGGTCTTCTGCCCGGCGGACAAGGCGGTGGAAGCGTTCGAGCCAACGTTCAAGAAGATCACAGCCGACGCCCGGCTCGCGGTGGTGCTGTACCATGGCGTGCAGGGGCACTACTCCCTGCAGGCTCTCAAGGCGAACAACGATGACTTGAGCACGCTGGCCACGGACGGGGACGAGGACAATGTCGACCTCGCGGTGCGACACATCAACGACACGGTGACGCTGCTGTCCGCGACGCGGAAGGCGGCCAGGGTCACCCGCATGCTCATGGACGCGGACCCCTTCGCCGTCTACATGATCGACGCGGTGCTGGTGCCATATAACTTAACGGCGCGAGCACCGGCGCCGCCGGAACACGGTCTATCCGATGCCGATGGGCCTTCGGGCCGCAAAGACGGTGGAGATGGTCATCAGACGAGTGGCGCGAGCGGTTGCCTATGGCGCCGATTGGTTGCTTCACCGCTTCTGTTCACTCTGTTGGCAGCGTTTGCGTCTGGATGA
- the LOC133920817 gene encoding nuclear transcription factor Y subunit B-1-like translates to MEAAAGRLRELGEKPEAAALSDVGAIVALLEVIRFFPSEFCGRKGGRDENRPAEGSDAEDDTAGNGLPMANLVRLMRQVIPTKARISARAKQLTHDCAIEFVGFVGGEASERAMAQHRRTIAPEDFTWSFRRLGLDNYVDPLTTYIRRYRDYQNAGGASSILAPRPPPRAAPGAPCFTDEEMQFLRSVVPPLHQGYDAAVSSSMHVPPPVAHGYGYTGYM, encoded by the exons atggaggcggcggcggggcggctGAGGGAGCTCGGGGAGaagccggaggcggcggcgctgtCGGACGTCGGCGCCATCGTCGCGCTCCTCGAGGTAATAAGATTTTTTCCCTCAGAATTCT GTGGTAGGAAGGGCGGCCGTGATGAGAACAGGCCGGCCGAGGGCTCGGACGCGGAGGATGACACCGCAGGCAACGGGCTGCCGATGGCCAACCTCGTGCGCCTCATGCGGCAGGTGATCCCGACGAAGGCCAGGATCTCCGCGCGCGCCAAGCAGCTCACCCACGACTGCGCCATCGAGTTCGTCGGCTTCGTCGGCGGCGAGGCGTCCGAGCGGGCCATGGCGCAGCACCGCCGCACCATCGCGCCGGAGGACTTCACGTGGTCGTTCCGGAGGCTGGGGCTCGATAACTACGTCGATCCCCTGACCACCTACATCCGCCGCTACCGCGACTACCAGAACGCCGGCGGCGCCAGCAGCATCCTCGCGCCGCGCCCTCCCCCCAGGGCGGCGCCGGGCGCGCCATGCTTTACCGATGAGGAGATGCAGTTCCTGAGGTCGGTAGTCCCTCCGCTGCATCAAGGATACGATGCCGCGGTAAGCTCGTCGATGCACGTGCCGCCACCGGTCGCGCACGGCTATGGTTATACTGGATACATGTGA
- the LOC133921334 gene encoding nuclear transcription factor Y subunit B-2-like, with translation MEASFPAGAANGGNNNGAGAQRAQQAPAIREQDRLMPIANVIRIMRRVLPAHAKISDDAKETIQECVSEYISFITGEANERCQREQRKTITAEDVLWAMSRLGFDDYVEPLSVYLHRYREFEGEARGVVGLGAARGGGAGDHHHHHHSHSIKSRAPAASMVPHHHDMQMHAAMYGPGAVPPHHGGFVMPHQGQYLPYPYETYGGDHAMAAYYGGAAYAPGNGGSGDGSGSNGSGSGSASHTPQAGSFEHQHPFAYK, from the coding sequence ATGGAGGCCAGCTTCCCCGCCGGCGCGGCAAATGGCGGCAACAACAACGGCGCCGGCGCGCAGCGGGCTCAGCAGGCGCCGGCGATCCGGGAGCAGGACCGGCTGATGCCGATCGCGAACGTGATCCGCATCATGCGGCGCGTGCTGCCGGCGCACGCCAAGATCTCGGACGACGCCAAGGAAACGATCCAGGAGTGCGTGTCGGAGTACATCAGCTTCATCACGGGGGAGGCCAACGAGCGGTGCCAGCGCGAGCAGCGTAAGACCATCACCGCCGAGGACGTGCTCTGGGCCATGAGCCGCCTCGGCTTCGACGATTACGTCGAGCCGCTCAGCGTCTATCTCCACCGCTACCGCGAGTTCGAGGGCGAGGCCCGTGGCGTCGTCGGCCTCGGTGCCGCGCGTGGAGGCGGCGCTggcgaccaccaccaccaccaccactcccACTCTATCAAGTCCCGCGCGCCCGCCGCCAGCATGGTGCCGCACCACCACGACATGCAGATGCACGCGGCCATGTACGGACCGGGGGCCGTGCCCCCGCACCATGGCGGGTTCGTCATGCCGCACCAGGGCCAGTACCTGCCGTACCCATACGAGACGTACGGCGGCGACCACGCCATGGCCGCGTACTACGGAGGCGCCGCGTACGCGCCCGGCAACGGCGGAAGCGGCGACGGCAGTGGCAGCaacgggagcgggagcgggagcgcgTCGCACACGCCGCAGGCCGGCAGCTTCGAGCACCAGCACCCGTTTGCGTACAAGTAG